One window of Cydia strobilella chromosome 10, ilCydStro3.1, whole genome shotgun sequence genomic DNA carries:
- the LOC134744885 gene encoding catalase-like, translating into MNDKASRHDVFLYYLKTDAEFQDPIGILTDSRGIPVELRDTNTINSDLLSNRFYLDSIVHFNRERIPERVVHAKGAGAFGYFEVTHNVSKYTKADVFNVIGKKTPLVARFSSLIQNLGGSDLARETRGFAVKMYTKEGNLDLLGANIPVFFFRDALLFPSFVHSFKRNPRTNLIDNNMRWDFLSLRPESIHAFLWLLSDYGIPNGYRHMNGYPTHTYVLNNKHGENYYVRFNFSTEQGIEHLSSEDAKEIQGRDLDYFRRDLYNSIENKKYPAWKLQMNVMTRDDIKQASFNPFDVTRQWPKWSYHTVPIGRMVLNKNPDNFFKSIEQVAFDPFSTVPGIPGPQDQLFKGRHLFYRDTANYRLGINHDKIDVNCPKYAKTYVRDGVAPVNENMGDAPNYFPNSYNGPMPFIDQDRSIERLLEYESSAADFQPAANFYNHYVAEEGHRKRLAKNAAETLATVTPPVLKRVLKLLTLIDNDLGKRVTIALPEARAENAKHR; encoded by the exons ATGAATGACAAAGCGTCTAGACACGACGTGTTTTTATACTACTTGAAGACGGACGCAGAATTCCAA GACCCTATCGGTATACTGACCGACAGCAGAGGCATACCAGTCGAACTGCGAGACACCAACACCATCAACTCAGACCTTCTCTCTAATAGATTTTACCTTGACAGCATCGTTCACTTTAACAGGGAGCGAATACCAGAACGAGTAGTCCATGCAAAGGGCGCTGGTGCTTTCGGCTACTTTGAAGTTACCCACAATGTCTCTAAATATACTAAAGCAGATGTATTCAACgta ATTGGAAAGAAGACTCCACTTGTCGCGAGATTTTCTTCCCTAATTCAAAATCTCGGAGGCTCAGACCTCGCCAGAGAAACGAGGGGTTTCGCTGTAAAAATGTACACTAAAGAAGGAAATTTAGATCTGCTAGGAGCGAATATTCCAGTGTTCTTTTTCAGAGATGCTCTCCTATTTCCCTCTTTTGTCCATAGTTTTAAGAGAAACCCTCGAACAAATCTTATTGACAACAATATGCGCTGGGATTTCCTTTCGCTCAGGCCTGAATCGATACATGCCTTTTTGTGGCTTCTGTCTGATTACGGAATACCAAACGGATACCGACATATGAACGGCTACCCGACACATACTTACGTTCTCAATAACAAGCACGGCGAGAATTATTATGTTAGATTTAACTTCAGCACAGAACAAGGGATTGAACATTTGTCCAGTGAAGATGCTAAAGAAATACAAGGGCGTGATCTTGACTATTTCAGAAGAGATCTTTACAATTCCATTGAAAATAAGAAGTATCCAGCGTGGAAATTACAAATGAATGTAATGACAAGGGACGATATAAAACAAGCCAGTTTTAATCCGTTCGACGTCACACGACAATGGCCAAAATGGAGCTATCACACAGTTCCTATAGGTCGGATGGTGTTGAATAAGAACCCAGACAACTTCTTCAAATCAATAGAGCAGGTGGCATTCGATCCTTTCAGTACAGTCCCTGGAATACCTGGGCCTCAAGACCAACTGTTCAAAGGCCGCCACTTATTTTATCGCGACACAGCCAACTATAGATTAGGGATAAACCACGATAAAATAGACGTGAACTGTCCTAAGTATGCTAAAACATATGTAAGAGATGGTGTAGCACCGGTTAATGAGAATATGGGTGATGCTCCAAACTATTTTCCTAATTCTTACAACGGTCCAATGCCCTTCATTGACCAAGATAGATCAATCGAAAGGTTACTTGAGTACGAGAGCAGTGCTGCTGATTTTCAACCAGCTGCTAATTTCTACAATCACTACGTGGcagaggaaggacataggaaaCGCTTAGCGAAGAATGCAGCGGAGACACTCGCCACAGTGACTCCTCCGGTACTTAAACGAGTATTGAAGCTGTTAACGCTAATCGATAATGACTTAGGAAAACGAGTGACTATAGCTTTGCCTGAAGCGAGAGCTGAGAATGCAAAACACAGGTAA